In one Drosophila pseudoobscura strain MV-25-SWS-2005 chromosome X, UCI_Dpse_MV25, whole genome shotgun sequence genomic region, the following are encoded:
- the LOC6902325 gene encoding ubiquitin-conjugating enzyme E2 R2-like produces MGDSEATETQSSAMAVRVLLREFTELQEGKLEGFHVKLVREGDLFDWDVGVFGPPHTVYQGAYLKASMQFPPDYPMQPPDFFFRTKMFHPNVHASGMVCMSVLYDGCWNATMSARSVLLSVVSLLTGPDTDWPCDMEAAVLYNQWRDSDGADKEYPERVALQKHDWEEMARLDGVTVPVTVEQYCRPGPPEEQPDEEEEEDFTLAELDDSNESSSASEEDGDGDEPGDADGLYQKIIWDDVD; encoded by the coding sequence atggGCGATTCTGAGGCAACTGAAACCCAATCGAGCGCCATGGCTGTGCGCGTCCTGCTGAGGGAGTTCACGGAGCTGCAGGAGGGCAAGCTCGAGGGCTTCCACGTGAAGCTGGTCCGCGAGGGCGATCTCTTCGACTGGGATGTGGGGGTCTTCGGGCCGCCCCACACCGTCTACCAGGGGGCGTACCTGAAGGCCTCGATGCAGTTCCCCCCCGACTATCCGATGCAGCCGCCGGACTTCTTCTTCCGCACGAAGATGTTCCACCCGAACGTCCACGCCAGCGGCATGGTCTGCATGTCGGTGCTCTACGACGGCTGCTGGAACGCCACCATGAGTGCCCGCAGCGTGCTGCTGTCGGTGGTGTCGCTGCTGACCGGCCCCGACACCGACTGGCCCTGCGACATGGAGGCCGCTGTGCTCTACAATCAGTGGCGCGACTCGGACGGCGCGGACAAGGAGTACCCGGAGCGCGTGGCTCTGCAGAAGCACGACTGGGAGGAGATGGCCCGTCTCGACGGGGTCACTGTCCCCGTAACCGTGGAGCAGTACTGCCGTCCCGGTCCCCCCGAAGAGCAGcccgacgaggaggaggaggaggacttcACATTGGCCGAGCTCGACGATTCGAACGAGAGCAGCTCGGCTTCAGAGGAGGACGGTGACGGGGACGAGCCTGGGGATGCCGATGGCCTGTACCAGAAGATCATTTGGGATGATGTGGACTAA